The DNA window GCCATCCTCACTGCCGGGAAACAGGTTAGCTGGAATAATGAGAATGCTTTACTGGAAAATATTCGTGCTGAAGATATAGCTAACTGGCAAAATGGACGCCTTGTATTTAACAACCAGACATTGCAGGAAGTAGCCACTACACTGGAGAGATGGTATGATGTGAAGATTAATTTCAGTCACCCGCAAAAAGCAAAAGAGAAAGTAACCATCACTTTGTTTGCAGGCTCCGCTCTTATGACTACGCTGCAAACGCTCGCTGTGGGAAATAATTTTAACTATTCAGCGAAAGGCCGTGAAGTAACTATTTACTAAACCTATAATAAAACAATATGCACTAACAGTACACATCAAAAACAAAAACGTCCCTACTTGCATTGGACCGCAGCAGGAACGCTTTAAGAATTGAACGGTCTGCCAAAAGTTTTCTCAGGACCAGCAGCAGCCGAATTATTAACAGATTTCCCGGTATAAAACCGGGCTTAACTATCAATATTCAAAAGTATGGAAAAAGGATTAAAAAAAGATCCTTTAGGATTTTTCGTGGAACCTGTGCCCGAAAGCTTTGAATTTGTGTTAAAGCCCAATGGTGCAGCAGGTTCTCCTCCTGCCTCCCGTAAGCACAGACACAAAATTTACTTCCTGATGAAATGCTCATTTATCGTTTTGGCAGCTCAGCTTACCTTTGTAAGCCTGTTGTTCGCTGATAACCTCAAGAGCCAGGACCTTTCCCGCCGCCTGAATCTTGATCTGAAAGATGCAGATGTTAGAGCAAGTTTGCTGAAAATAGAAAACGAAACCGGCGTACATTTTCTGCTGCCGGAATCACTGCTTGCTACCGTTCACAAAAAGGTAAATCTCCACAAAGAGGATATTACGGTGAAAGACGCCATCGTCGGTGTGTTGAGCGGTACTTCACTGGAGTATCACCTGCTTAATGGTTATGTGGTGATAGCCAGGCAGAAAATCCCTGTGAAAATATCCGGCCGGGTACTGGAAAGCAAAACAAAAGATCCATTGCCGGGTGTATCTATCCGTATAAAAAATAGTTCCGGCGGCGCCGCCTCCGACCTCAATGGAAACTTTACCGTGGAAGTCCCTGCTGAAGGGGCTGTCCTCGTGTTTTCACTGATGGGTTATGAGTCAAAGGAAGTGAAAGTCGCAGGTGGTTCGGCACCTGTTATCGTATTGCTGGAGGTCAGCACACGTACGCTGGGTGAGGTGCAGGTACAGGCACGTCGTAAAACCAACACGGAAATCACTGTACTGCAGGAGAGAAGAAACGCTGCCATCGTGCAGGATGCCATCTCCGCACAACAGATCGAAAGAACTGCTTCTATCACCACTACCCAGGCCTTGCAGCGTGTAAGCGGCGTGACCATCACCGATGATAAATATGTAGCGATCCGTGGTTTGGGAGACAGGAGTGTTATCGGTCAACTGAACGGTGTACGTCTGGCATCTTCTGATCCGGACAGGTCTTCCATTCCTCTGGACCTTGTGCCGGCATCTCTCCTGGATAACATCACCATTTATAAAACCGTTACACCAGATAAGCCTGCAGATGCGGCGGCTGGTATCGTGGAATTGAAAACCAAATCAGTACCGGATAAAAGAACGTTGGAAGTCATTGCACAAACCGGCTTCAACTCCAATATCGGACCTGGTGGACGCATGAACAGTTTCTATAACAGTGATCTCGGTTTCTTCGGTAATAAAGTAAATAATAAAAATCTGAGCAGCGACTTCCTTGACTTGTCTAAACAATATCCAGGCAGCCTGAACCAGATTCAGAAAATAATCTCCGAAAGCAATGGCAGTCCTGCTATACAACAGGAGGCAGCACGCATCAATAAAATTATGCATGCCTTTGATCCGGTGCTGACTACACGCTACAAAACGGCACCACTCAACCAGCTGTATTCCGCTACCTATGGTAACAGCTTTAAAGTATTCAAAAATAAAACATTGGGGCTCGTTGCCGGCGCTAACTACTATCGCCGCACTGCCGATGTATATGGTGGAGATCTTACACAATACAGTATCTATCAAGGTGTGATCACGGGAAATCAGGATGTATATAGTCCCCGGAATATCCCTAACTATATCACTCCTAACAACCTGTACATGGGTAAATATCAAACCTATAAAGAAAATACAGGTACGGAAACCCTGAACTATGGTGTACTCACCGGTTTGACCTTTCGCTTTGACAAACGGAACGAGATCAGCATGCAATACATGGGCAGCTGGGGTAGTGAAGCGCAGGCCATTAACATGTACGGAAAGTACGAGTACACCGGCTTACCAGGCGAGGTGAACAGCACCGTCTACTCACTGAAACAAACCCGTCGTAACCTGAATACCTTTAACCTGCAGGGCGAACATAAATTCCTCGAAGGAAAATATGCGCCGAGGTTGAGTTATAACTTAGCTTCTTCTACCTCTGCTCAAAATGATCCGGACTTCCGTTTTGTAACACTGACAGATTATATGCCCCGTGGTGGTGGGTTCTATACTATTCCAAATGGTGGTGGACAGAAAGCTTACTCAGAACATCTGTATGCACTGAACTCAGGTTATGTAAATGGCTATGGTACTTATGGTATCATTCAGGCAGAGCCTAACGGTCGTCGCTGGCGCCAGCTGAACGAAACCAACTGGAACTACAAAGCGGACCTGGTGTTTCCATTCCCGCTGTTCGGACAGAAACAGGAATTTAAAACCGGTTTCAACTACCTGAACCGCGATCGTAAGTTCCGTGAGAATATGATGTTTCTGCCAGGTTCCAATTTTGTACAGAACCGTTACAAGGCATTGTATGATGTGAACGGTAACCTGGATGCGCTGGTAGGACCTAAAGTGATTGGTATCCAGCAACGTACCGGTAGCACTGGTGAAGGCGCCGATGCGATTGGTGGTTTCCTGTACAATACACAGAAATCTCCTAACAACTACAACGGCTTCTTCGAAACCAATGCTTACTATGGTATGCTTGATCTGCACCTGACTAATAATCTGCGTGTAGCCGGTGGCGTGCGTTTCGAGAAAACCAATATTCAATCTGCGGTAGATACCACCAATGTATTCCTGGATCCATCTTTGACTACGCAGGATGATAAAGGGAACAGTGTACCGGTGATGATGATTAATCCGAATACGGTATATAAAACTGCTTACAAGCCTTACTATGCAGTGAATATGACCTATACCTACAGAGAGGATATGAACTTCCGTTTGGCTTACAATACCACCCTGGCAAGACCGGAGCTGAGAGAGCTGACCAATGTGTTTGAATTCGATGCGTTCCAGATGGGCCTGGTGGTGGGTAATCCTCACCTGATCAATCAGCATACGGAAAACCTCGACTTCCGCTGGGAATGGTTCCCTAATCCGGGAGAGGTGATCTCTGTATCTGCTTTTGGTAAACGTATCAACAACCAGTTGGTGAAAGTATTCAGCCTGAAAACCGATGGGTTAGCAGCTAAATATCCGGAGTATCCTACTATTCAGTTCCAGAATGATCCTAACACGGGTACTGTATGGGGACTTGAACTGGAGTTGGTAAAGGATTTAGGGAAATTAACGCCTGTGTTGAAAAACTTCTTCATTGGTTCCAACCTCTTACTCGCACAAAGCAGCATTAAGAAAACAGAGGCAAGATATCAGGCGAGCAAGTCGCTCGATAGAAATACGCCGGAGAACAGCCCACTGTTTGAACAGGCGCCTTATTCTATTAATGGTTGGCTGAACTATAAGAACACGAAGTGGGGCACAGACCTGACTGCCGCTTTCAACATGGTAGGAGAGCGTTTGGTACAGATTAACCTCACTGGTGAACCTGATCTGTATACCCGTCCTGCACCGGTGCTCGACCTCATTTTCTCACAACAGCTGGGTAAAAGATTGTTGTTCAAAGGCTATGCTAAGAACATCCTGAACCCTGCCATTCAGACCGTGTATGCCAATCCTGGTACTGGTGGCTTCTGGTATGGTGAACGCTATATCAACCGCAGCTACAAACGTGGTGCTGAGATCATGATGGGATTCACTTACAAGTTGTTCTAAAAAATCATTAAAAAGGAAGATATGTATTATAAACGTTTTGCCGCCGGTCTGATGTTGTTAACCATCGGGATGCTGTCGTGCAAAAAAGAGAAGGTAGATTATTCCTACGACAATCGCCCTGATAAAGCCGCTGGTGGTAATTCTACTGTCCGCCTGGTGAATTTCACGGAAAATAACCAGTTGTCGATCAATGG is part of the Chitinophaga flava genome and encodes:
- a CDS encoding TonB-dependent receptor translates to MEKGLKKDPLGFFVEPVPESFEFVLKPNGAAGSPPASRKHRHKIYFLMKCSFIVLAAQLTFVSLLFADNLKSQDLSRRLNLDLKDADVRASLLKIENETGVHFLLPESLLATVHKKVNLHKEDITVKDAIVGVLSGTSLEYHLLNGYVVIARQKIPVKISGRVLESKTKDPLPGVSIRIKNSSGGAASDLNGNFTVEVPAEGAVLVFSLMGYESKEVKVAGGSAPVIVLLEVSTRTLGEVQVQARRKTNTEITVLQERRNAAIVQDAISAQQIERTASITTTQALQRVSGVTITDDKYVAIRGLGDRSVIGQLNGVRLASSDPDRSSIPLDLVPASLLDNITIYKTVTPDKPADAAAGIVELKTKSVPDKRTLEVIAQTGFNSNIGPGGRMNSFYNSDLGFFGNKVNNKNLSSDFLDLSKQYPGSLNQIQKIISESNGSPAIQQEAARINKIMHAFDPVLTTRYKTAPLNQLYSATYGNSFKVFKNKTLGLVAGANYYRRTADVYGGDLTQYSIYQGVITGNQDVYSPRNIPNYITPNNLYMGKYQTYKENTGTETLNYGVLTGLTFRFDKRNEISMQYMGSWGSEAQAINMYGKYEYTGLPGEVNSTVYSLKQTRRNLNTFNLQGEHKFLEGKYAPRLSYNLASSTSAQNDPDFRFVTLTDYMPRGGGFYTIPNGGGQKAYSEHLYALNSGYVNGYGTYGIIQAEPNGRRWRQLNETNWNYKADLVFPFPLFGQKQEFKTGFNYLNRDRKFRENMMFLPGSNFVQNRYKALYDVNGNLDALVGPKVIGIQQRTGSTGEGADAIGGFLYNTQKSPNNYNGFFETNAYYGMLDLHLTNNLRVAGGVRFEKTNIQSAVDTTNVFLDPSLTTQDDKGNSVPVMMINPNTVYKTAYKPYYAVNMTYTYREDMNFRLAYNTTLARPELRELTNVFEFDAFQMGLVVGNPHLINQHTENLDFRWEWFPNPGEVISVSAFGKRINNQLVKVFSLKTDGLAAKYPEYPTIQFQNDPNTGTVWGLELELVKDLGKLTPVLKNFFIGSNLLLAQSSIKKTEARYQASKSLDRNTPENSPLFEQAPYSINGWLNYKNTKWGTDLTAAFNMVGERLVQINLTGEPDLYTRPAPVLDLIFSQQLGKRLLFKGYAKNILNPAIQTVYANPGTGGFWYGERYINRSYKRGAEIMMGFTYKLF